In the genome of Dyadobacter fermentans DSM 18053, the window TCTGGATGCGCCGACCGTCAATGCCTTTGGACAAAAGATATTTTTTGACCTGCTCCACGCGATCGGCCGAGAGCTTCACATTCTTTTGCACTTCGCCCTGGTTGTCGGTATGTCCTTCGAGTAGGATTTCCATCGTCGGGTAGGTTTGCATCGTCTCGGCAATCCGATCCAACTCCACCAGCGAGGCAGGTGTCACTTCCGCGCTGCTTTGGGAAAACATGGTGTTGCTCAGTCGGATCTGCTGCCCGGCTTTGATCGGGTGCAGGTAAATGTTCTTGCGGATGGTTCGGAAGGCGTTGTCTCCGAGCAGGTCCATATCTTCCGAAACTGGGAAATAGCCTTCGCCCGATGCCGAAATGCGGTAAACTTCCTTCAATGGCAGTATGAGCCGGTACTCGCCCGTTTCGGGGTCGAAATTAGCTTTGGCGAAAGTGTTATTGCTGTTTTTGAAATCCGCTGTGATCTCGGATTTGACCGGTTTGGTTGTTTCCGCTTCAAATACATTCCCGCTGACCACCGCCACAGGGTCCGGCTTGATTTCGGGCGTCATTCGAATGCGGAATATATCTTCCTGGCCCAGAACTTTGTCGCTAGCGCTGAAATAGGCGTAATCGCCCGTAGCGGGAATGTTGATAAATGCATCCCAGAGTGGCGAGTTAATGGCCGGTCCGAGGTTTTCGGGCGTCGACCAGTTCAGCCACGTGTCGTCCAGGCGGCGGGTAAGGAACAGGTCGCCCTCGCCGTAGCCCGCGTGGCCTTGTGAAGAGAAGTACAGGGTTTTATTGTCCAATGCGAGGAACGGCGTCCCCTCGTAATCGGCCGTGTTGATCACGCTGCCCAGGTTCCGCGGCTCGGACCACGTGTTGTCTTTTTGCAGAAATGAAATGTAAAGGTCCTTCCCGCCCTCCGAATCGGCCCGCTGGACGGACATAATTAGCACATTTTCGAATGGCGAGACGGTGATTTCGATCGTCGTCGCCGACCCCACCAGGTTTGTTATTTTGGAAGATTTCGGAAAACCCCAGCCCGATTTGGTTTTGAACGACCGTGAAAATCCGAAATACATGCTGCCGTCGGGGCGGTATTCATTGATGAGGTAAATCGTTTTGCCATCCGCTGAAATGCTCGTAATCGCATTGTCGCCTGCATTGTTGATCGGGGAACCCATATTTAACGCATCCGTCCATTGGCCTTTATCATTGAGCGTCGAGTACCACACATCCTGGCGGGACGGCGAGCCGATATTGCCTTCGAAATTATTCCGTGTAAAGTAAAGCGTTTTGCCATCGGGGGAAATAATGGGCGCCACTTCCTGGCCTTTGGAGTTGATCGCCTTGCCCATATTTTCCTTCTGGGTTTTCAGCTGTGTGGCCGTAAAGTTGATCTTAGCCTCAATCGGCGCTGTTTCCGAAGAAATACCGATCGCGTCGAT includes:
- a CDS encoding OmpA family protein: MHLTFRKYLFGFLTAVMPLSASCQEVLWANKVLGYSSEYRPSQIGHAYRSKQILGVPSKLPDFGNSPCAWSPADPDGRNEEWIKVGFAKSIALKQIAIAENFNPGAIARVYAYDAAGKEYLVLENPAAQQAVKGRMLRIFPTQNIQANAVKVVLQPNKVPGFNQIDAIGISSETAPIEAKINFTATQLKTQKENMGKAINSKGQEVAPIISPDGKTLYFTRNNFEGNIGSPSRQDVWYSTLNDKGQWTDALNMGSPINNAGDNAITSISADGKTIYLINEYRPDGSMYFGFSRSFKTKSGWGFPKSSKITNLVGSATTIEITVSPFENVLIMSVQRADSEGGKDLYISFLQKDNTWSEPRNLGSVINTADYEGTPFLALDNKTLYFSSQGHAGYGEGDLFLTRRLDDTWLNWSTPENLGPAINSPLWDAFINIPATGDYAYFSASDKVLGQEDIFRIRMTPEIKPDPVAVVSGNVFEAETTKPVKSEITADFKNSNNTFAKANFDPETGEYRLILPLKEVYRISASGEGYFPVSEDMDLLGDNAFRTIRKNIYLHPIKAGQQIRLSNTMFSQSSAEVTPASLVELDRIAETMQTYPTMEILLEGHTDNQGEVQKNVKLSADRVEQVKKYLLSKGIDGRRIQTKAWGPARPIASNLTEQTRQKNRRVEFTILKI